A window from Zingiber officinale cultivar Zhangliang chromosome 7A, Zo_v1.1, whole genome shotgun sequence encodes these proteins:
- the LOC121999607 gene encoding uncharacterized protein LOC121999607, translated as MSFGLKNADIEETFETLRTYGVKLNPQKCLFGAKNGCFLGYIVTERGIEANPSKIHLKTADRSLPFFKILRRATKFQWDAECDKAFEELKVYLNSLPVLAKPIAGEALRVYLSLTEYDVGSALVRPDGEEQLVYFLSHILKDVESRYTGLEKLAFALVLATQRLCPYFLAHPIVVMTNNPLGRVLLNPEASGQLIKWTTELSEFNIRYQPRTTIKAQSLVDFVTEVQEPEPKAAWQVYVDGSSNRQGSGIEVLLISPHGERIHLSERLDYRAINNEAEYEALIAGLQAARHVGAGKVLIHSDLQLATQQLSGAFEISSVRLKLYVEAFEKLKASFREVLIQKIPRVENHVADELAKLASSISLLVIQQLIEQVSLVAHIDRMEGLTFPNDWRTAITEFLKSGATSSDRLEAYLLRRRAGRFILIGDQLYKKAFSRPLLKCIRPEDVDYILQEVDELPGVLWVLQTMSKEGTGMTSFHLVYGGEAIIPVEVKIESDWTEHYDESNAERRCLKLDLVDETRAKAAVRLMAYRQRMKQNYNRRVIPRSFQVGDLVWKKVKPVGDVTKLGAPWAGPFKIVEKLRSGAYYLEDEDGQKLE; from the exons atgtcattcggattgaagaacgcgg atatagaggaaaccttTGAGACGCTGAGGACATacggggtcaagctaaatccccagaagtgtctgttcggagcaaaaaacGGGTGCTTCTTGGGGTATATCGTGactgagcggggcatagaggcaaatcccagtaAG attcatctgaagaccgccgaccggagcttgccctTTTTCAAGATTCTTCGTCGAgccactaagttccagtgggacgcaGAGTGTGACAAAGCCTTCGAGGAGCTCAAAGTATACCTCAACTCTTTacctgtgttagccaagccgatcgcCGGGGAAGCCCTTAGAGTTTACTTGTCCTTAACTGAATATGACGTCGGGTCGGCCCTTGTGAGGCCGGACGGTGAAGAACAGCTTGTGTATTTCTTGAGCCACATATTAAAGGATGTtgagtcccgctacactggtctcgagaagttaGCTTTTGCGCTGGTGCTTGCCACTCAGAGGCTCTGCCCTTATTTTCTGGCACACCCGATCGTGGTGATGACAAACAACCCCCTGGGGAGGGTCCTTCTCAATCCAGAGGCGTCCGGTCAgctaatcaaatggaccacaGAACTTAGCGAGTTCAACATACGGTATCAGCCCCGGACGACCATCAAGGCACAGTCGTTAGTAGATTTTGTCACGGAAGTACAAGAGCCCGAGCCCAAAGCCGCATGGCAAGTGtacgtggacggatcatccaaTCGGCAAGGAAGCGGGATCGAAGTGCTGTTGATCTCTCCCCATGGTGAACGGATACATTTGTCCGAACGGCTGGACTATCGAGCGatcaataatgaagcagagtatgaggcattGATAGCAGGCCTACAAGCCGCTAGGCATGTGGGAGCTGGCAAGGtcttgattcattctgatttacAATTGGCTACTCAGCAACTTTCGGGAGCTTTCGAGATAAGCAGCGTCAGACTCAAGCTCTATGTAGAGGCCTTCGAAAAACTGAAGGCTAGTTTTCGAGAGGTGCTcatccagaagatcccccgagtggAGAATCATGTTGCGGATGAGTTGGCTAAGCTTGCCAGCTCGATATCACTGCTCGTTATCCAGCAGCTGATCGAGCAGGTATCTCTGGTTGCccacatcgatcggatggaggggctcACATTTCCAAATGATTGGCGGACGGCTATAACAGAATTTCTGAAGTCAGGAGCAACGTCGTCCGATCGGTTGGAAGCGTATCTGCTCAGAAGGAGAGCTGGTCGGTTCATCCTCATTGGCGACCAGCTCTACAAAAAAGCGTTCTCCAGGCCTCTACTTAAATGCATTCGCCCGGAGGATGTGGACTATATTCtgcaagag GTAGATGAGCTGCCCGGTGTATTGTGGGTGCTCCAAACAATGTCCAAAGAAGGAACGGGCATGACCTcattccacttggtatatggtGGAGAGGCCATCATCCCAGTGGAGGTCAAGATAGAATCCGATTGGACCGAACACTATGACGAGAGTAATGCCGAGCGGAGGTGCCTGAAGCTGGACCTGGTGGACGAGACGCGAGCCAAGGCCGCcgtccggctaatggcgtaccggcagagaatgaagcaaaactacaataggAGGGTAATTCCTAGATCTtttcaggtcggcgacctcgtctggaagaaagtcaagccggttggCGATGTCACTAAGCTGGGAGCTCCTTGGGCCGGGCCCTTCAAGATTGTAGAAAAACTTCGATCGGGAGCCTATTACCTGGAGGACGAAGACGGGCAGAAGCTAGAGTGA